The following coding sequences lie in one Miscanthus floridulus cultivar M001 chromosome 9, ASM1932011v1, whole genome shotgun sequence genomic window:
- the LOC136483491 gene encoding BAHD acyltransferase DCR-like: MPPAVRARRASTVVPLPSAAAGTPRERRRVDVDVVVPLSPLDTRWAALPPVCHVFLFPAAAAHRQQVPFPDVVRGLRSSLAAVLPAFHTLAGELAYSPELGTVTIVCGEDAGVAFVEAETDLDLASLVGVEDDDGAVDLDVDALPQLVPDIRREELPAPMFAAQVTEFVGGIALGVALNHVATDGIGFLRFMEMWAASAVAAGATSSGWTWTEPLHDRRFVRFDGDQELARRLLWQAAPDLPRIVPKQQGPTPQRPLLLSRRTFTFSAHALRRLKQRLTATGPGVVVGAAPSTFATLAAHVWVSFALASGFTDAAPVFAVFLAGCRAHMSPRVPDAYAGNCVVSCVVALSGAELTGADGPALAFLTIRDAVAEVKRDPLAGSGSWITRFRAAPPGRKVVLAGSPWFPAYAVDFGFGRPVRVERASLEQDGAMAIFAGREAGSVQASVAVAAGKMPAFHRMFEVKCGSNNSRL; encoded by the exons ATGCCGCCCGCCGTGCGCGCGAGGCGCGCCAGCACCGTCGTCCCGcttccctccgccgccgccggcacgCCGAGGGAACGGCGCcgcgtcgacgtcgacgtcgtcgTGCCGCTCTCCCCCTTGGACACGCGCTGGGCGGCGCTGCCACCCGTGTGCCACGTCTTCCTCTTCCCCGCTGCTGCTGCTCATCGACAGCAAGTCCCCTTCCCGGACGTCGTCCGCGGCCTCAGGTCCTCCCTCGCAGCGGTCCTCCCAGCGTTCCACACGCTAGCCGGCGAGCTCGCCTACTCGCCGGAGCTGGGCACGGTCACCATCGTCTGCGGTGAGGATGCCGGCGTCGCGTTCGTCGAGGCGGAGACAGACCTCGACCTCGCCAGCCTTGTCGGCGTCGAGGACGACGATGGCGCGGTGGATCTGGACGTCGACGCGCTTCCGCAGCTTGTGCCGGATATCCGCCGGGAGGAGCTCCCGGCGCCGATGTTCGCGGCGCAG GTGACGGAATTCGTCGGAGGAATCGCGTTAGGGGTGGCCTTGAACCACGTCGCCACGGACGGGATCGGCTTCCTTCGGTTCATGGAGATGTGGGCCGCGTCGGCCGTGGCTGCCGGTGCCACCAGCTCTGGTTGGACTTGGACGGAGCCCCTACATGACCGGAGGTTCGTACGCTTCGACGGCGACCAGGAGTTGGCCCGCAGGTTGTTGTGGCAGGCGGCGCCGGACTTGCCCAGG ATTGTGCCGAAGCAACAAGGTCCGACGCCGCAACGCCCGCTCCTACTCAGCCGGCGAACATTCACGTTCTCCGCACACGCGCTGCGGCGTCTGAAGCAGCGGCTCACCGCCACCGGACCCGGAGTCGTCGTCGGAGCGGCGCCATCCACCTTCGCCACGCTGGCAGCGCACGTCTGGGTCAGCTTCGCGCTCGCCAGCGGCTTCACCGACGCGGCCCCGGTGTTCGCCGTCTTCCTCGCCGGCTGCCGCGCCCACATGTCGCCGCGGGTGCCGGACGCCTACGCCGGCAACTGCGTCGTCTCGTGCGTGGTGGCGCTGAGTGGGGCGGAGCTCACGGGGGCAGACGGGCCGGCGCTTGCGTTCCTGACCATCAGGGACGCTGTGGCGGAGGTGAAGCGTGATCCGCTTGCCGGCAGCGGCAGCTGGATCACCAGGTTCAGAGCCGCGCCGCCCGGCCGCAAGGTCGTCCTAGCGGGGTCGCCGTGGTTCCCGGCGTACGCGGTGGATTTCGGGTTCGGGAGGCCGGTCAGGGTGGAGAGGGCGTCCTTGGAGCAGGACGGCGCCATGGCTATCTTCGCTGGGAGGGAGGCTGGCTCGGTGCAGGCGTCCGTGGCCGTCGCAGCGGGAAAGATGCCTGCGTTCCACAGGATGTTCGAAGTCAAGTGTGGCAGTAATAACTCGAGACTTTGA